Proteins co-encoded in one Anopheles moucheti chromosome X, idAnoMoucSN_F20_07, whole genome shotgun sequence genomic window:
- the LOC128307290 gene encoding protein singles bar — MPSTVIRMPAHIGAGGRGGGQLQEQRNRGFRLGCCRVCTCVNLEFFVSKNGILKCFELVLGWFCQTMLIQFGMDSAKDIGEAFWGFLTTCSAFLLTTTILLLCYTISTRTFHLVRQSIFEVVYNGLACAMYLSASSYLGVAVNVFLYPKFLVFKTTGGIHSAYPAMTAVYYMGGILGLVYGVDTFVAYRHLKGFS, encoded by the exons ATGCCCTCGACAGTGATACGAATGCCGGCCCACATCGGTGCTGGAGGGCGCGGTGGTGGCCAGCTGCAGGAACAGCGAAACCGTGGCTTCCGTCTCGGGTGCTGCCGGGTGTGTACGTGCGTTAATCTCGAATTCTTCGTGTCGAAGAACGGTATCCTGAAGTGTTTTGAGCTGGTACTGGGCTGGTTCTGCCAAACGATGTTGATCCAGTTCGGTATGGACAGTGCGAAGGATATTGGGGAAGCGTTCTGGGGCTTCCTAACGACCTGCTCGGCATTTCTCCTTACCACCACCATACTGCTGCTGTGCTACACAATATCAACCCGCACCTTCCATTTGGTGCGACAATCCATCTTT GAAGTGGTCTACAACGGGTTGGCGTGCGCAATGTATCTCAGTGCGTCCTCCTATCTCGGCGTTGCCGTGAACGTGTTTCTGTACCCAAAGTTCCTGGTGTTCAAAACTACCGGCGGCATCCACAGTGCCTATCCAGCGATGACGGCCGTATac TATATGGGAGGTATCTTGGGACTAGTGTACGGTGTCGACACCTTTGTCGCGTACCGTCATCTGAAAGGATTTTCGTGA
- the LOC128307075 gene encoding uncharacterized protein LOC128307075, whose translation MSHSVVITRTTTTTTSTSHVVLNTGYLRTTPGLLKLAQLIIGAVNVGLVAYYIRRYPTSGLPASAEFFFLLMTVAFLIGTFCLLASCLVSLSTGGIISKTIYELVYHTIAFLLYLIASIMLLVDVTNGRYYHTIKDAYMAAAILGLIVSALYLFSALLAQRSYRGI comes from the exons ATGTCGCACTCGGTTGTTATAACGCGTacaactaccaccaccaccagcacatcACATGTAGTACTCAACACGGGCTATCTTCGTACAACGCCCGGCCTGCTAAAGCTTGCCCAATTG ATCATTGGCGCGGTGAATGTCGGTCTGGTTGCGTACTACATCCGGCGCTACCCGACCTCGGGTCTGCCAGCAAGTGCCGAGTTCTTCTTCCTGCTCATGACGGTCGCTTTCCTGATCGGGACGTTCTGTCTGCTTGCATCATGTCTCGTATCGCTCAGCACCGGCGGCATCATCTCGAAGACCATCTATGAGCTTGTCTATCACACGATCGCGTTCCTGCTGTACCTCATCGCCTCGATTATGCTGCTGGTTGACGTCACCAACGGGCGATATTATCACACGATCAAAGATGCGTATATGGCCGCCGCG ATCCTTGGACTGATCGTGTCCGCACTCTACCTCTTCAGCGCACTGCTCGCTCAACGTTCCTACCGGGGCATCTAA